The segment CTACTCTGTTTGCATCCGGTTCGTTATTTGCCTTATGTTTCTATAAATGGCAAAAGCTTGGGAATACCATATCACTTATTTTAGCAGCTATTGCCTCTTGTTTTAACATCGTAATAGCCGCATCTGTATTATTAAACCAGTCTGCTATACGGTTCAATTTTCCCTTACACCACGCCATTATTGAATATAATTTTTTCATAGATTCGCTCTCTGCAATTTTTATCCTTGTTATATCTGTTATTAGTTTCATAGCTTCCATTTATTCTCTTGGATATACAAAGTTATACGTTAATAAGCGGGATACACGGTTTTTGGGTTTTAATTTTAACTTCTTTCTTTTATCCATGATCCTTGTTATCACTGCAAATAATGCCTTGGTATTTATGATCGTCTGGGAACTCATGACCCTGGTTTCGTTTTTCCTTGTCATTTTTGAATACGAAAATCCCTTACATAGAAAGGCTGGTTTTGTCTACCTCTTTATGTCTTATATTTGCGCGATATTTATCTCAGTTGCTTTTTTCATTATGTTTTCATATGTTAATATCTGGACATTTGACTTTGACAGTTTCAGATATGCCGGAGACATTATGCCAGCGATAAGCAAAAATATTGTTTTTTTTCTGGTGCTTATTGGTTTTGGTATTAAGGCCGGTATCTTTCCTTTGCATCTCTGGCTTCCTTTGGCACACCCCGCAGCGCCTGGTAATGTGTCTATGGTTATGTCTGGTGTGATGATTAAGACAGCCATCTATGGTTTTATCCGGTTCTACTTTGAATTCCTTACGCCCTGTCCTCCCTGGTGGGGAATTATTGTTCTTACCATTGGTGCTACATCGGCGATATTGGGTATCCTTTACGCTCTTATGGAGAAAGATATTAAGACTCTGCTTGCATACAGTAGTGTTGAAAATATCGGTATTATCCTTATTAGTATCGGGTTGTCAATGATATTTAAATCATATAATCTTACGGCATTATCATCCCTTGCACTAGTTGCCGGTCTATACCATATGTTGAACCATGCAGTATTTAAGTCTTTGCTTTTTGGTTGTGCCGGGAATATTTATTACTCAACGCATACGAAGAATATAGAACAGCTTGGGGGTTTGATTAAACGATTACAGATAACTGCTCCTTTATTCCTGGTAGGCGCCTTGGCTATTTCAGCAATTCCTCCTCTGAACGGGTTCATGAGCGAGTGGCTCGTTTTTCAATCATTGTTAAATGGTTTTGACATTCCATCGGTAATCGTCAAAGTACTAACTGCTATTTGTGGTGCTACTGTCGCCCTGACGGGGGCGTTGGTTGCTACTTGTTTTGTTAAGGCATTTGGGATTTCATTCCTTGCGTTGCCGCGTTCTGAACATGCACAACATGCCAAAGAGGTCCCTGTTATCATGTATGTAAGTATGGGACTTCTGGCCGGGTTATGTGTATTGATGGGGCTTTTCCCAGCAAAGATTATGATGGTTATTAACCATGTCAATATCGATCTGTTAGATGTGAATATTGCAAGGGCAATTATTTCGTATGATTGGTTGCAGACGGACACCCTCCAGACCAATTTTTCTGTGGTATCAACAAAAAGCGCTAGTGTTTTTGGTCTGATGCTTTTGGCAATTACCGTTGGAGCAATGACGTTGATAAATCTAAGTTTTACAAAGAAGCTTTATGAGACCTGGACGTGTGGAATATCTCCGGAACCAAGGTTTGGGTATACGGCAACGGCTTTTACGAAACCGTTCAGGATTATTTTTAGTAACTTATATAGACCTCGTCTTGAAATAAAGACTACGTACTCTGTTTTCAGATATTTCGTAAAGTCTATACTGTATGTTTCTGAGATAACGCCTATATTTGAAAAGTATTTTTACGCCCCCCTTTCAAGATATGTTTTAGGAATATCAAATAAGGTAAGATGGATACATATAGGGAGCGTTCATATATACCTTATCTATATTTTTATCACCTTATTAATTTCACTGTTGGTTATCAGATGGTAGGATATCTGTCTTGATTCAGCTTGTTATACTTCCCATTCTTCAGATCGTTGTTATTGCAGGTTTGTCTCCTCTTGTCAAAGGTTTTATTAATAAAACAGAGGCCCGTTTTCAGTGCCGGAGAGGCCCGGGCTTATTTCAGCCATATTATAACCTCATGAAACTCCTCCGGAAAGATGCTGTGGTGTCAGAAACGGCATCATGGATCTTTACGGCCACCCCATATGTTGCCTTTATATCCGTTTTGATTATAGCACTCCTGGTCCCTGTTCTTTCTTCAACCGTTCCTGCAAATTTTACGGGTGATATTATTCTTGTCATCTACCTTTTTGCATTGGGCAGGTTTTTTCTCGCGCTTTCTTCCCTTGATACCGGCAGTGCGTTTGGGGGCATGGGGGGTAGCCGTGAGATGACAATTTCTTCTATGGCTGAACCCGCCATGATGCTTTCTGTTTTTACCGTTGCTATTATTGGTGGTTCTACCAATTTAAGCAATATTACCCAGGCCATGCTTCATTATAAATCATTAAGTCCCTCGCTCATGTTGGCTCTTGCCGCCCTTGCTATCGTAATTATTGCGGAAGCAGGGAGGATCCCCATTGATAATCCTTTTACCCATTTAGAATTGACAATGATCCACGAGGGAATGATTCTTGAATTTTCCGGCCGGTATCTTGCTTTGATCGAATGGGCATCCAGCATGAAATTGCTCATATTGCTGACGATCCTTGTAAATACCTTTTTGCCCTGGGGTGTTGCTTCCGGTTTTACATTCCAGGCACTGATTATTTCTTTTGCATTCTATATCGTCAAGATTGGATTTTTTGCATTTCTTATTGCTGTTGTTGAATCTTCTTTGGCAAAGGTGCGATTATTCCGTATACCAAACCTGTTAGGGACTTCATTTATTTTAGCGGCACTTGCGATTATTACCCATTACATAGTGAGTTGATTTGCTATGCAACAACATATCATTGTTAATTCTCAGATTATTGATGTCCTGGCGGTCATGATGCTTATGGCAACGGTTTTACATATTGGTACAAGCCGGTTGACCACCTGTGTGTGGGCGTACGCTATAAGGTCCTTTATCCTGGCATGTGCGAGCGGACTCATTGCATATTTTTCCGGTATGTACCATATTTTTATTACTACGGGCATTACCCTTGTAATTAAGGTAATTATCATTCCGGGTTTCCTCTTTTATATTATAAAAAAAGTCGGGATTAAAAAAGAGGTAGAATCTTATCTTAGTTCTACCTTGTCGCTGCTTGGTTCATGTGGCATTATCCTTATTGCATATTATGCGGCAGAACCTATTATACGATTTGAAACTACCTTCATGAAGCATTGCCTGCCTGTGTCGATAGCCATTACCCTTTTAGGATTTTTTACCATGATTACCAGGAAAAAAGCCATTACACAGATACTTGGCCTTTTAGCGATGGAAGATGGTCTTTTCTTTGTTGCGTTATCCACATCGTACGGTATGCCTCTCATTGTAGAGTTAGGCGTATTTTTTGATATCCTGGTGAGTGTAATCATTATGGGTATTTATGTGTACAGGATTAAAGAAACGTTCGAGACTACTGATACTGATTTTTTAAGAGAACTCAAGGAATAGAATGCTTATATCAATTTTTCTCATTATGCCACTGATGACTGCCATTGCCTGTGTTCTTATAAAAAAACACAGCATATCGAAATATGTAAGTGTAGCCGGCAGTTTCATCCTTTTGCTCTACACGGTATACCTTAATTATAATATTTATCTTCATTATTCATTAAAAGAACTCAATGGCTTTTTCTATGTAGATGCCCTTAGCATGCTTACTGCACAGATTGTCAGTGTTGTTGGTTTCGCTGCTGCCTTATATTCGGTTGGTTATATGGATGCAGAACTCCAGGAGGCAGCGTTTCCCGAAAAGAGATTGCGGTGGTATTACTTTCTTTTTCACAGCTTTATTTTTACCATGTTAGCGGTGTGTGTGACCAACAATCTTGGTATTATGTGGGTGGCTATTGAAGCTACAACCTTGTCTACTACATTCCTGGTGGGTTTTTATAATAAAAAATCTCATCAGGAAGCAGCATGGAAATATATCATCATCTGCACCGTGGGGATTACCCTGGCGTTATTTGGCGTTATTCTTACCTACCATTCGTCAAAAGATGTGATGGGTGAAATTGGATATGCGCTGAATTGGACGGACCTGCTTGCTGTGGCGGACAGGTTTGAACCTCATCTGATGAAACTTGCCTTTCTCTTTATTATCATTGGATATGGAACAAAGGCTGGACTTGCGCCCATGCATACGTGGCTGCCCGATGCCCATAGTCAGGCACCGTCGCCCATTAGTGCCTTATTTTCCGGTGTATTATTAAATTGTTCCTTGTACGGCATCATTCGTTTTCATATTATTACGTCAAAGTGCCTTGGCCCAAATTTTTCGTGTACCCTTTTGATGTCGTTCGGACTTGTTTCCGTTATGGTTTCCATACCTTTTATTCTTGTACAAAGGGACTATAAGCGATTATTTGCCTTTAGTAGTATTGAACACATCGGTTTTATTGCGCTCGGTTTGGGTTTTGGCGGCGTATATAGCATTTATGGCGCGGAGCTTCATACTTTCAATCATGCGGTAGCAAAATCGCTCCTGTTTTTTTGCGGGGGTAATTTATTCTTAAAATATAAAACAAGGGAAATGGAATCCATAAAAGGGGTTATCAGAACAATGCCCGTTACCGGAATAATTTTGATTATCGCTGTCTTTGCCATTACGGGTATCCCGCCGTTTAATATATTTGTCAGTGAATTTATCGTTCTGGCCGATGCCTTTTCAAGCAAGAGTACATTTGTTCTTATATTTACATCATTACTTATTGTATTTCTCGTACTTATTTTTATTGGTTATACAAATAATATATTTAAGATGATTTTTGGAGAACCTACAGATAACATTGTCCAGGGGGAAATAAACAGATTTACTATTGCTGCCATGTGCTTCTTGCTGGTCTTTGTATTGATTATTAGTTTCTACGTACCACCCATCATGCGGGAAATACTCAGGCAAATTTCCGATATTATGAGGAATGCATAATGGGAAATCACAGGCAACTTTTTATTGACGAATTAGCGAATCAGTTCAAAGATACTGTCATCATTGTGAAAAGTTTTCTGGAAAATGAAATTTATATTTCTGTGAAAAAGGAAAATCTTTTGGATGTGTGCGTTTATATATGTGGAAACCTGCATGCGGGTCTTTCGTCGATGATATGTAACGACGAAAGAAGTCTGAATGGAAATTTCAGGATTTACTACGTTTTTTCTATACCTCGCGCAGATATGTTTTTGATTGTTCATATACCCGTAAGTGAAGACCATCCGGAATTCCCCTCAATTACCCCAAAAATACCCGCAGCGCTTTGGTATGAGCGTGAGATTAAGGATATGTTCGGGCTCGAACCCGTTGGGCATCCTGACCCTTCTACGCTTGTGCTTCATGGCAATATGCCGGAGAGAACGTATCCTTTACGTAAGGATTTTGATGCAAATACCCGTATACCCCTTCGGGAATCCAGAATGCCATTTTTTAAAGTAGAAGGTGAAGGGGTTTTTGAAATTCCTGTGGGTCCCATCCATGCAGGCATTATTGAACCCGGACACTTCAGGTTTAGCGCTGTCGGTGACAGCATCTATTACCTTGACGCAAAATTGTTTTATACACACAAGGGTACAGAAAAGCTGTTTGAGACGATGCCATATACAAAGGCATTGTTCCTTGCCGAGCGAATCTGCGGTGTTTGTGCGGCTTCACATGCAACAGGATACTGTCAGGCCATTGAAAAGGTGGCGGGTGTCGAAATTCCACCGCGTGCAAAATTTATAAGGACCATTGTTTTGGAACTGGAGAGGCTTTATAACCATATTGGCGATGTTGGCAATATCTGCGCAGGTGCAGCCTTTCTCCTGGGAAACTCACATGGTTTCAGGATTCGTGAACGCATACAGCAGCTTAACGAAACTATTTGTGGTAATCGTTATCTAAGAGGTATGCTTACGATTGGCGGTGTGCGTTTTGATATTGATGATGATTTTAAAAAGTATCTCTTAAGTACCCTCGGTGATGTTAAAAAGGATTTCAGGGAGCTCGTAACGATTGTCACGGACTCATCCTCTTTATTAGACCGGTTGGAAGCTACAGGCAGGCTATCTGCAGAAGTTGCTAAGGAGTTAGGGGTTGTTGGTGTTGCTGCACGTGCATCCGGGATTGCTACGGATACCCGTATTATTCACCCGTATGCAGCTTATAAAGAAGTAGATTTTGACATTCCTGTCTTTTATTACGAGGGGGATGTCCTTGCAAGGTTACGGGTGAGGATAGATGAGGTTTATCAGTCAATTTATATTATTGAACAATGTTTTGATAAAATGGCGCCGGGTCCTATAAAAACCCAGGTCAGGGAGCTTCCACCTTATAAACAGGCATTGAGCTATGTAGAATCGCCGCGTGGTGAAAATATTTACTGGGTTATGACTGCGCCAAATAATATGCTGTTCAGATATAAGGTACGGTCTCCTTCTTTCTGTAACTGGCCGGCAATTTCATATTCAATTTCCAACGATATTGTTCCGGATTTTCCTTTGATTAACAAGAGTTTCGAATTGTGCTATTCATGTACTGATTTATAGAATATGTTTAAAAAATTTAAAAAAAGTTTCCAAACGGGTGTCGTTACCTCAAAATATCCAAAAGAAAAGGAAGCGGCTCCTTTGCGTTTTCGGGGTAGGATTGATATAGATAGCGAGCGGTGTAAGCAGTGCAATGTGTGTGTGGAGGTATGCCCGACGAATGCATATACCTGGATAGAGGAAAAGGGAAAACGATATTTACAACTCTCCCATGCCAAATGTGTTTATTGTGGAATATGCGAGGAGGCATGTCCTTACAAAGCAATCAAGATAACGAATGATTTTGAGCTTGCGGCAACAAATAAGGAAGACCTTTTAGTGAAGGCAGGGTTGGATACGACGATATCAGTTGAGGAACTCGGGGAGAAACTGAAAAAAAAGGTGTTTTCTCTATTCAGACGTTCACTCCACGTCCGTGCAGTGGATGCCGGATCTTGTAATGGTTGCGAGTGGGAGGTTGTTGCCTTATATAACAGTCCCGTACATGATCTCCAGAGGTTTGGAATTGACATAGTTGCCTCTCCGCGCCATGCTGATTGCCTGCTCGTTACAGGACCTCCAACAAGAAATCTTGAAACAGCTCTTATAAAGACGTATCATGCTACCCCGGAACCGAAGATGGTGATTGCCTTGGGTACGTGTGCATGCAGTGGTGGTATTTTCAGTAATTGTTATGCCACAAAAAATGGGATTGATAATGTTATTCCTGTAGATGCATACATTCCCGGTTGTCCACCGCGGCCACAATCCATTATATACGGATTTCTGCTTGCATTAGAAAGGGTGCAGAAATAAGGCATGAGAAAGGTATTATTTTAGCTTTTGAAATATTTCGAAAAAACTGATACTCTATTTTTAATCTTTGTTTAGTATCGAATATTAATAGAAAACAGTATTATTTACGAGATGTGGTTTCAGGAGGGCGACATAACTATTCAATCCATGTAAAAAGATATTGTTCGTTATATTGAACGTTAAATTTCTTCAAAAACTCAAGATATTCTTCTTTGAATGTTTTTTTACGGTGATGTTCTTCTTGGTCTTTAATATATTTAATCACAGTATCTAACTGAGAATGCCCGTACGAAAATGCCCCAAATCCTTCCTGCCACTGAAACTTTCCGGTTATCCAACGTTTCTCATTAATAAATTTTGATGAATTTGCTTTTATATCCCTTACCAGGTCAGAGACGGCAGCATCAGGTTTTAAACTAAGCAGAACATGAACATGGTCTGGCATTCCATTAATTATATAGAGTTTTTGATCGTTACTTTTTACAATTCCTGTAATGTATTTGTATAATTCGCCTTTCCATTCATCCCTGATAAGATTATGTCGTCCTTGAACAGAAAAGACAGTTTGTTTATAAATCTGCGTGTAAGTATTTACAATATGTCACTCCAAATGGAGCTTTACGTGGTAAATCTGACATCCAAGAGATTTTTATATTTTTATAATTTCAAGTACTTAAGAAACCGATATTTTGTTGCCCTCTGTGTCTATAATAGTTGGACATTTTCCTTGTAATAGTTTAGTGTAGGGCGAGGAGGAAAACAACTATGAAAAATAATGAGAAAAGCAAAGAAAATACTTTACAAGCGTTGGTGGAACCGGAGAGAGCCCGTAGGGCGAACGGAGGTTCCACCAACGCTCCTGCTGGCAATTGTGTCCCCGACCCAGAGGTGTCAGAAAAAGCAGCAAGACGTAAGTTTACTGCACAGTATAAGATTCGCATCCTTCGGGAGGCCGATGCCTGCACAAATCTCGGGCAGATTGGAGCACTCTTGAGAAGGGAAGGTCTTTATTCGTCTAATCTCACTACCTGGCGCCGTCAACTGGAACGTGGCACCCTGGAGGCGCTTTCTCCAAAACGACGCGGACCAAAGGAGAAAAAATCTGATCCGGCAGCACGACGTATCAAAGAACTTGAATGCGAAATTAATTCTCTTCAGCAAAGGCTCAAACAGGCTGAAACCATTATCGAGATTCAAAAAAAAATCTCAGAAATGTTGAATATCCATTCCACTCTGATAGGAGAAAACAGATGATGCTTGCCGTTGAATCACTTGCCAAAGAGATTCGTATGAAAAATGCCTGTGAAACGTTGGGCATCCCACGGGCAAGTTATTACTACTACCAGAAAAATATTCAGCAAAGGCGTATCACGGTAAAACCACCTCTGGCATTGTCTCCCACGGAGGAACACATCATACTTGATACCTTACACTCTGAGCGTTTTTGTGATAAGTCTCCCCGGCAAGTATATACAACCCTCCTGGATGAAGGGGTCTATCTGTGTTCTGTAAGAACTCTGTATCGTCTCCTGGAAAAACACCACGAGGTAAGGGAACGAAGAAACCTGTTACGTCACCCCGTATATCAGAAACCTGAACTCCTGGCAACTGCTCCCAATCAGGTATGGTCCTGGGATATCACAAAACTGAAAGGGCCAACAAAATGGAGTTATTTTTATCTCTATGTGATCCTTGACATCTTCAGTCGCTATGTGGTCGGCTGGATGGTTGCACACAGGGAACAAGCGGCTCTGGCTGAAAGGTTGATACGTGAGACTGCCAACAAACAGGGTATTCAACCTGGACAACTGATTATTCATGCTGACCGGGGATCAAGTATGACTTCTAAACCAGTTGCCTTTCTGCTCTCTGACCTGGGGATTACAAAAAGCCACTCCAGGCCTTACGTCAGTAATGATAATCCCTATTCTGAATCACAGTTTAAAACCCTTAAGTATCATCCTGAATTCCCTGGATTTTTTACCTCTATTGAATCTTCCAGAATATTCTGTAAGAATTTCTTTCTCTGGTACAATACGGAACACTATCATTCAGGCATCGGACTCTTTACTCCCGAATCTGTTCATTATGGACGTACAGATCATATTGTGAAAGAACGAAGCCGTGTGTTAAAGACCGCTTTTGAAAAACATCCGGAACGGTTCAAGGGAAAAGTACCTGAACCTCCACGTTTACCACAGGCTGCATGGATTAATCAACCAAA is part of the Candidatus Jettenia sp. AMX2 genome and harbors:
- a CDS encoding proton-conducting transporter membrane subunit; the protein is MVEHLFIISTTLFASGSLFALCFYKWQKLGNTISLILAAIASCFNIVIAASVLLNQSAIRFNFPLHHAIIEYNFFIDSLSAIFILVISVISFIASIYSLGYTKLYVNKRDTRFLGFNFNFFLLSMILVITANNALVFMIVWELMTLVSFFLVIFEYENPLHRKAGFVYLFMSYICAIFISVAFFIMFSYVNIWTFDFDSFRYAGDIMPAISKNIVFFLVLIGFGIKAGIFPLHLWLPLAHPAAPGNVSMVMSGVMIKTAIYGFIRFYFEFLTPCPPWWGIIVLTIGATSAILGILYALMEKDIKTLLAYSSVENIGIILISIGLSMIFKSYNLTALSSLALVAGLYHMLNHAVFKSLLFGCAGNIYYSTHTKNIEQLGGLIKRLQITAPLFLVGALAISAIPPLNGFMSEWLVFQSLLNGFDIPSVIVKVLTAICGATVALTGALVATCFVKAFGISFLALPRSEHAQHAKEVPVIMYVSMGLLAGLCVLMGLFPAKIMMVINHVNIDLLDVNIARAIISYDWLQTDTLQTNFSVVSTKSASVFGLMLLAITVGAMTLINLSFTKKLYETWTCGISPEPRFGYTATAFTKPFRIIFSNLYRPRLEIKTTYSVFRYFVKSILYVSEITPIFEKYFYAPLSRYVLGISNKVRWIHIGSVHIYLIYIFITLLISLLVIRW
- a CDS encoding NADH-quinone oxidoreductase subunit H, translated to MIQLVILPILQIVVIAGLSPLVKGFINKTEARFQCRRGPGLFQPYYNLMKLLRKDAVVSETASWIFTATPYVAFISVLIIALLVPVLSSTVPANFTGDIILVIYLFALGRFFLALSSLDTGSAFGGMGGSREMTISSMAEPAMMLSVFTVAIIGGSTNLSNITQAMLHYKSLSPSLMLALAALAIVIIAEAGRIPIDNPFTHLELTMIHEGMILEFSGRYLALIEWASSMKLLILLTILVNTFLPWGVASGFTFQALIISFAFYIVKIGFFAFLIAVVESSLAKVRLFRIPNLLGTSFILAALAIITHYIVS
- a CDS encoding hydrogenase 4 subunit F; translated protein: MLISIFLIMPLMTAIACVLIKKHSISKYVSVAGSFILLLYTVYLNYNIYLHYSLKELNGFFYVDALSMLTAQIVSVVGFAAALYSVGYMDAELQEAAFPEKRLRWYYFLFHSFIFTMLAVCVTNNLGIMWVAIEATTLSTTFLVGFYNKKSHQEAAWKYIIICTVGITLALFGVILTYHSSKDVMGEIGYALNWTDLLAVADRFEPHLMKLAFLFIIIGYGTKAGLAPMHTWLPDAHSQAPSPISALFSGVLLNCSLYGIIRFHIITSKCLGPNFSCTLLMSFGLVSVMVSIPFILVQRDYKRLFAFSSIEHIGFIALGLGFGGVYSIYGAELHTFNHAVAKSLLFFCGGNLFLKYKTREMESIKGVIRTMPVTGIILIIAVFAITGIPPFNIFVSEFIVLADAFSSKSTFVLIFTSLLIVFLVLIFIGYTNNIFKMIFGEPTDNIVQGEINRFTIAAMCFLLVFVLIISFYVPPIMREILRQISDIMRNA
- a CDS encoding NADH-quinone oxidoreductase subunit C — its product is MGNHRQLFIDELANQFKDTVIIVKSFLENEIYISVKKENLLDVCVYICGNLHAGLSSMICNDERSLNGNFRIYYVFSIPRADMFLIVHIPVSEDHPEFPSITPKIPAALWYEREIKDMFGLEPVGHPDPSTLVLHGNMPERTYPLRKDFDANTRIPLRESRMPFFKVEGEGVFEIPVGPIHAGIIEPGHFRFSAVGDSIYYLDAKLFYTHKGTEKLFETMPYTKALFLAERICGVCAASHATGYCQAIEKVAGVEIPPRAKFIRTIVLELERLYNHIGDVGNICAGAAFLLGNSHGFRIRERIQQLNETICGNRYLRGMLTIGGVRFDIDDDFKKYLLSTLGDVKKDFRELVTIVTDSSSLLDRLEATGRLSAEVAKELGVVGVAARASGIATDTRIIHPYAAYKEVDFDIPVFYYEGDVLARLRVRIDEVYQSIYIIEQCFDKMAPGPIKTQVRELPPYKQALSYVESPRGENIYWVMTAPNNMLFRYKVRSPSFCNWPAISYSISNDIVPDFPLINKSFELCYSCTDL
- the nuoB gene encoding NADH-quinone oxidoreductase subunit NuoB, which gives rise to MFKKFKKSFQTGVVTSKYPKEKEAAPLRFRGRIDIDSERCKQCNVCVEVCPTNAYTWIEEKGKRYLQLSHAKCVYCGICEEACPYKAIKITNDFELAATNKEDLLVKAGLDTTISVEELGEKLKKKVFSLFRRSLHVRAVDAGSCNGCEWEVVALYNSPVHDLQRFGIDIVASPRHADCLLVTGPPTRNLETALIKTYHATPEPKMVIALGTCACSGGIFSNCYATKNGIDNVIPVDAYIPGCPPRPQSIIYGFLLALERVQK
- the tnpA gene encoding IS200/IS605 family transposase, which produces MYKQTVFSVQGRHNLIRDEWKGELYKYITGIVKSNDQKLYIINGMPDHVHVLLSLKPDAAVSDLVRDIKANSSKFINEKRWITGKFQWQEGFGAFSYGHSQLDTVIKYIKDQEEHHRKKTFKEEYLEFLKKFNVQYNEQYLFTWIE